A stretch of the Marivirga tractuosa DSM 4126 genome encodes the following:
- a CDS encoding Na+/H+ antiporter subunit D, which yields MGYEEIIILLPLIFPLVTATISLFFKKNTSLNDIISIVGSSSLLVISAAFLFPLIIEEGIVTTQIGGWEAPFGITIVVDMFSALMLLIASIVGLMVTIYAIQNISSKKKGFGFFVFFHLLIMAVNGAFLAGDIFNLYVWFEVMLIASFVLLVLGNGKKQLIATVKYTLLSFIASAFLLIGVGMIYGITGSLNMADVALFVQENDNEPLITVAAVLFMLPFSIKAALFPLYFWLPDSYHTPDISISALFSGLLTKVGIYAMIRFFTLIFIHDINYTHTILLVVAGFTMLSGVFGALSKMDMRRILSFHIVSQVGYMILGLALYTPLAVAGAIFYVIQHILAKTNLFLITGLVEKIKGSSNLKEISGLYHRFPIVSIIFLIVALSLAGLPPFSAFWAKFILIKAGFEVKEYFVVAIALITGLLTLFSMVKIWVNAFWGKEQKERERNLIKSEKSLFKNQLNLIFPVVMIALATLFIGLFSMPLMEYASIAAEQLMNPDLYIKAVLGSSN from the coding sequence ATGGGATACGAAGAAATTATCATTTTGCTTCCCCTAATATTTCCGCTTGTAACGGCTACAATCAGTCTGTTTTTCAAGAAAAATACGAGTTTAAATGATATCATTTCCATAGTTGGAAGTTCATCGCTTTTGGTAATATCAGCTGCATTTTTATTTCCTCTCATTATTGAAGAAGGTATTGTAACTACTCAAATCGGAGGCTGGGAAGCACCTTTTGGTATAACCATAGTAGTTGATATGTTTTCAGCCTTAATGTTATTGATTGCCTCCATTGTAGGCTTAATGGTGACTATTTATGCTATTCAAAACATAAGTTCCAAGAAAAAGGGATTTGGGTTTTTTGTCTTCTTCCACTTACTCATCATGGCGGTAAATGGGGCATTCTTGGCAGGGGATATATTCAACCTATATGTATGGTTTGAAGTCATGCTCATTGCTTCTTTTGTTTTATTGGTTTTAGGAAACGGTAAGAAACAACTGATAGCTACAGTCAAATACACCCTGCTAAGCTTTATAGCTTCCGCTTTCTTATTAATTGGTGTTGGCATGATTTACGGAATCACTGGAAGCTTAAATATGGCTGATGTAGCACTTTTTGTTCAAGAAAATGATAATGAACCTCTTATTACAGTAGCGGCTGTTTTGTTTATGCTACCGTTTTCGATTAAAGCTGCCTTGTTTCCACTGTATTTTTGGCTTCCAGATTCCTACCATACTCCTGATATAAGTATTTCTGCTTTGTTTTCGGGCTTATTGACCAAAGTTGGTATTTATGCAATGATTCGTTTCTTCACCCTGATTTTTATTCATGATATAAATTATACTCACACTATTTTATTGGTTGTAGCAGGTTTCACAATGTTAAGCGGTGTTTTTGGGGCGCTTTCCAAAATGGATATGCGTAGAATTCTATCTTTTCATATTGTAAGTCAAGTCGGCTACATGATTTTGGGCTTAGCTTTGTATACGCCATTGGCAGTTGCAGGCGCTATATTTTATGTTATTCAGCATATACTAGCAAAAACAAATTTATTCCTAATAACAGGTCTTGTCGAGAAAATAAAGGGTAGTTCTAACTTAAAAGAAATCAGTGGGCTATACCACAGATTTCCGATTGTCTCCATCATATTTTTAATAGTAGCTTTATCTTTAGCTGGTCTTCCTCCTTTTTCTGCGTTTTGGGCAAAATTCATTTTGATTAAAGCAGGCTTTGAAGTTAAGGAATACTTTGTAGTTGCAATTGCTTTAATTACGGGTTTACTCACCCTTTTTTCAATGGTCAAAATTTGGGTAAACGCTTTTTGGGGAAAAGAACAGAAAGAGCGAGAACGAAATTTGATAAAAAGTGAAAAAAGCTTATTTAAAAATCAATTAAACTTAATTTTCCCTGTGGTTATGATTGCATTGGCTACTTTATTTATCGGCTTGTTTTCTATGCCACTAATGGAATATGCAAGTATTGCAGCAGAGCAATTAATGAATCCTGATTTATATATTAAGGCGGTATTGGGTAGCTCTAATTAA
- a CDS encoding Na+/H+ antiporter subunit E, with amino-acid sequence MKKVFILHLISSIGISYGLINFVSISFTGLEIFAVVAALLLVFWLLTYVFHRLYFNTFRAGINLAFYFMKELVVSNFRIINFILSPGHQFKPAILELPLTLKSDFSITLLANLITLTPGTITLEVSRDKKYLYFHIVDVPKQDIEMAKQKIKEGFEKRIMKIKA; translated from the coding sequence ATGAAAAAGGTTTTTATTCTTCATCTAATATCTAGCATTGGCATTAGTTATGGCTTAATTAATTTCGTCAGTATTAGTTTTACAGGACTGGAAATTTTTGCTGTAGTAGCTGCCTTATTATTAGTGTTTTGGTTGTTGACCTATGTTTTTCACCGCCTATATTTTAATACTTTCAGAGCTGGAATAAATTTAGCCTTTTACTTTATGAAAGAGCTTGTCGTCTCCAATTTCAGGATTATTAACTTCATACTGTCGCCAGGACATCAATTCAAACCTGCAATTTTGGAATTGCCCTTAACACTGAAATCAGACTTTAGTATCACGCTTTTGGCTAATCTTATCACTTTAACACCTGGCACTATTACCTTGGAGGTAAGTAGGGATAAAAAGTATTTATACTTTCATATCGTGGATGTTCCAAAACAGGATATTGAAATGGCAAAGCAAAAAATTAAAGAGGGATTTGAGAAGAGAATAATGAAAATCAAGGCATGA
- a CDS encoding monovalent cation/H+ antiporter complex subunit F yields MNYFEISLWGALLALVVALLITLIRFIYGPKFMDRIVTFDLMTANLIGIITIYAIVSDNDLLLDVALVLAMIGFFSIIAFAYYVKKRTEK; encoded by the coding sequence ATGAATTATTTCGAAATTTCTTTATGGGGAGCACTTTTAGCGTTGGTGGTGGCCTTATTGATTACTTTAATTCGTTTTATTTATGGCCCTAAATTTATGGATCGCATTGTAACTTTTGATTTAATGACGGCAAACCTTATAGGAATCATTACTATTTATGCCATTGTTTCCGATAATGATTTGCTATTAGATGTAGCCTTAGTGCTGGCCATGATTGGCTTTTTCTCCATTATTGCTTTTGCCTATTACGTCAAAAAAAGAACTGAAAAATGA
- the mnhG gene encoding monovalent cation/H(+) antiporter subunit G, whose translation MMTEIIILILIFSGVFLMFIASVGLFKMPDIYTRMSAVTKAVTFKVGLIVLSACIYFDSFPVILKSGFIILLLLLTTPVSSHLLGKEAHERSAPLWRKTIIDELTNRRKNK comes from the coding sequence ATGATGACTGAAATTATCATATTAATTTTAATATTCTCAGGAGTTTTTCTGATGTTTATAGCCTCTGTAGGTTTGTTTAAAATGCCTGATATATATACTAGAATGTCAGCCGTAACAAAAGCCGTCACATTTAAAGTTGGGTTGATTGTATTAAGTGCTTGTATTTATTTCGATAGTTTTCCGGTGATTTTAAAATCAGGCTTCATAATTTTATTATTATTGTTGACAACACCTGTTTCTTCACATTTATTAGGAAAAGAAGCGCACGAAAGAAGTGCTCCTTTATGGAGAAAGACCATAATTGATGAACTAACTAACAGAAGGAAAAATAAATAA